Proteins from one Candidatus Nitrospira nitrosa genomic window:
- a CDS encoding thioredoxin family protein: protein MAMTSTMLPIGTTAPPFDLQDVVTGQRYSLDSFATRTGLLVMFICQHCPYVVHVEQELARLGHDYQETNLGIIAISSNDSKNYPDDAPPKLKEMAIRLGFTFPFCHDETQEVAKAYRAACTPEFYLFDRDRRLAYHGQLDDSRPGNNKPVTGRDLRAAIQAMLTGKPVDSNQKPSIGCSIKWKPGHAPPYA, encoded by the coding sequence ATGGCCATGACTTCAACCATGCTCCCGATTGGAACCACAGCACCACCGTTCGATTTACAGGACGTCGTGACTGGACAACGCTACTCGCTCGACTCGTTTGCGACAAGAACAGGGCTACTCGTCATGTTTATCTGCCAGCACTGTCCCTATGTGGTACATGTGGAGCAGGAACTTGCCCGACTCGGACATGATTATCAGGAGACAAATTTAGGGATCATCGCGATCAGCAGTAATGATTCCAAGAACTATCCCGATGATGCCCCGCCGAAATTGAAAGAAATGGCCATACGTCTAGGTTTCACGTTTCCGTTCTGTCACGACGAGACTCAGGAAGTCGCGAAGGCCTATCGTGCGGCCTGCACCCCAGAGTTCTATCTTTTTGATCGTGATCGCCGCCTGGCCTACCATGGACAACTCGATGACAGCCGCCCCGGCAACAACAAGCCGGTCACGGGTCGTGACCTCCGCGCAGCCATCCAAGCCATGCTGACCGGCAAGCCCGTCGATAGTAATCAGAAACCCAGCATCGGTTGCAGCATCAAGTGGAAGCCGGGCCATGCTCCGCCTTATGCGTGA